One stretch of Harmonia axyridis chromosome 1, icHarAxyr1.1, whole genome shotgun sequence DNA includes these proteins:
- the LOC123685460 gene encoding BAG family molecular chaperone regulator 2, whose protein sequence is MDVDPIPLTPSSSTHFFECPLPRIDENNTFDSKTPKERVIEMLDVLESHVEKLRKGASQLEEDRDQLLSSIDSVRNTDIISELAESDRDDINRYADRILSRCLTVEVKILTQRDNLQEEALHQVNHLIDGLIMYVKTDADFAKAKCLSYMNACSSHVEEGVTDKNFESALLGCTVDDQKRVKKRLQGLLNYFDKLNNVTMIP, encoded by the exons ATGGACGTTGATCCAATTCCTCTAACTCCTTCCA GCAGCACGCATTTTTTTGAATGCCCATTACCtagaattgatgaaaataatacctTTGATTCTAAAACTCCAAAAGAGCGAGTAATTGAAATGTTGGATGTATTGGAGAGCCATGTAGAAAAGTTAAGAAAAGGAGCCTCTCAATTGGAGGAAGATAGAGATCAATTGTTGTCTTCAATAGATTCTGTTAGAAATACAGATATAATTAGTGAACTTGCAGAAA GCGATAGAGATGATATCAATCGCTATGCTGATAGGATTTTGAGTCGTTGTCTTACAGTTGAAGTGAAAATTTTAACTCAACGTGATAATTTACAAGAAGAAGCCCTGCATCAGGTGAATCATCTAATTGATGGCTTGATTATGTATGTTAAAACTGATGCTGATTTTGCCAAAGCAAAATGTCTCTCTTATATGAATGCCTGTTCATCCCATGTAGAAGAAGGAGTGACTGATAAAAACTTTGAATCTGCCTTACTTGGTTGTACAGTAGATGATCAGAAAAGAGTAAAGAAGAGGTTGCAAGGcttgttgaattattttgataaaCTTAATAATGTTACTATGATTCCTTAA